One genomic window of Ciona intestinalis chromosome 7, KH, whole genome shotgun sequence includes the following:
- the LOC101242153 gene encoding hydroxylysine kinase-like, with protein sequence MTSKILREKFIRELVYEHFNITVDNVTKLSGYEDENYCVTARSSESYVLKIINKDESCSPDIFRGINEAMETLFSSGLNVPRPIQTRNKDTISTVEIDGSSHVIQLLSFIHGDIFDDVTISESNFYQCCKRYGEIFRQDEQNFTVSRRDTLWRLENFTLEKVGYRLKYVEDSELQEICHKILIKFETLILPKLGEFRKGLIHGDGSAGNIVLKKLKQSDCKETSYRFHGIIDFRDSEESAYVFELATLAAFMKCHALELGFDLNRTFTACIAGYQDGFPLNTIEMENLNACVKARLASYICSSSLYAYLDHENHTYIKRSYESASKILKSQ encoded by the exons ATGACAAGCAAAATACTGCGGGAGAAGTTCATTCGTGAATTAGTTTATGAGCATTTTAATATCACTGTTGATAATGTGACAAAGTTAAGTGGGTACGAGGATGAGAATTATTGTGTGACAGCGAGAAGCAGTGAaagttatgtgctaaagataaTTAATAAAGACGAATCTTGTAGTCCAG ATATATTCCGTGGAATAAACGAAGCGATGGAAACTTTATTCTCATCAGGACTAAACGTTCCTCGTCCGATTCAAACAAGAAACAAAGATACAATCTCAACTGTTGAAATCG ATGGGTCCAGTCACGTGATACAACTTCTCAGTTTTATTCACGGTGACatatttgatgacgtcaccataaGCGAAAGCAATTTTTACCAATGTTGTAAAAGATATGGCGAGATTTTTCGGCAAGatgaacaaaattttacaG TTTCTCGCCGTGACACATTATGGAGGTTGGAAAATTTTACTCTTGAAAAAGTAGGCTACCGACTTAAGTACGTTGAAGATTCCGAACTTCAGGAGATTTGTCACAAGATTTTGATCAAGTTTGAAACTCTAATATTGCCGAAGCTCGGAGAATTTAGAAAGG GTCTAATTCATGGAGACGGAAGCGCTGGAAACATAGTATTGAAGAAATTAAAGCAATCTGACTGCAAAGAAACTTCATATCGATTCCATG gCATCATCGACTTTAGAGATTCTGAGGAAAGTGCCTATGTCTTTGAGTTGGCCACTTTGGCAGCATTTATGAAATGTCATGCTCTGGAACTTGGTTTCGACTTGAACAGAACATTTACGGCTTGCATTGCAGGTTATCAAGATGGTTTCCCTTTAAATACCATTGAGATGGAAAACTTAAATGCTTGCGTTAAAGCTCGCTTGGCGAGTTATATCTGCAGTAGTTCTCTGTACGCCTATCTTGACCATGAGAATCACACTTATATAAAGCGGTCTTACGAATCCGCTTCGAAAATTCTAAAATCGCAATGA